Proteins encoded in a region of the Flavobacterium sp. MDT1-60 genome:
- a CDS encoding DUF3467 domain-containing protein: MSNPKQQQEQINIELDETIAEGIYSNLAIINHSSSEFVLDFVSIMPGIPKAKVKSRIVLTPQHAKRLLKAIGENIHRFEVAHGEIKDTEQAPIPLNFGPAGQA, translated from the coding sequence ATGAGTAATCCGAAACAACAACAAGAGCAAATTAATATCGAGTTGGATGAAACTATTGCAGAAGGAATTTATTCTAATCTCGCGATTATCAACCACTCATCATCAGAGTTTGTTTTAGATTTTGTGAGCATTATGCCAGGTATTCCTAAAGCCAAGGTAAAGTCAAGAATTGTCCTGACACCACAACATGCTAAAAGATTATTAAAAGCAATTGGTGAAAATATTCATCGTTTTGAAGTCGCTCATGGCGAAATCAAAGACACTGAACAAGCACCAATCCCGCTTAATTTTGGTCCGGCAGGACAAGCATAA